In Deltaproteobacteria bacterium, the DNA window GCGTCGGTCTTGCGCACCCCGACCGTTCCGTCCTCGATGCAGTAGATCCCGAGGCACGGGTTGCCCTGATAGAAGATCACCTGGCCGGTCTGGTAGGTGTTGTAGATCTTCAGCCGGTCGAGCAGGCCCACGTCCTCGTCGCGGAGGGCGCACCACTCCGAGCGGTCGCGCCGCTGGCAGGTGTAACAGCTCTGAGCTTTCCGACCAAAACTAGTGCTATGGGGGCTCATGCACGTCTGCCCTTGCGCTTCGGCGGTGAGGCGGGGTCGTTCTGTTGACGGCGATCAAGCAGACCGTTGACCTCACCCAAGGAGACTCTCAACACCCTCCCCTAGCATGCCCTTTAGACCGCCCGCCGCCGCGGGGAGGTTAGGTCGTGACCCTAAACCGCGTAGAGCATACAGCGTTCGTGACCCACGTCAATGCGTTACAGGCGCTGGCCGGGGTGACTAAACTCTCGCTCCCGGCGGGACAAGTGCTCGTTTACCAAGACCACTTTTCGCGCGGGCTCTTCGTGGTGACCCGCGGGAGCCTTCGCGTCTGCCAGCAGGGCAAGGACGCGGCGCAGCCGAGCGAGCTCATCGAGAGCGCGGGAGATGGACCGCTCGTGGTGCCGTCGCTCCTTGACCTCGATCAACCTGCGAAGGCGACGATCGAGACGCACACCGACGTCGAGCTCTTCTACATCCCGCGCAGCGTGGCGCTTGGCGCGGGAGCGCAGCTTTCCTGGCTCGAGGCCGGAACCCGGAGGGCGGCTGGCGCGTAGCAGTACCCCGAAAGGGGCACCCTCGCACACGCCATGCATTCACGCCTCGAGTCGTTCACCTACGACGACAAATCGGTCCGCCGTTTTCTGCTCGCCACGCTCGTCTGGGGGACGGTGGGGATGCTCGTGGGGCTCTGGATCGCCCTCGAGCTCGTGAGCGAGAAGCTGAACCTGGGCCTTCCGTGGCTCACCTTCGGCCGGCTGCGTCCGCTGCACACGAACGCGGTCATCTTTGCCTTCGCGGGCAACGCGATCTTCGCCGCGGTCTACTACTCGAGCCAGCGCCTGCTCAAGGCGCGGACCTTCAGCGAC includes these proteins:
- a CDS encoding cyclic nucleotide-binding domain-containing protein, with amino-acid sequence MLVYQDHFSRGLFVVTRGSLRVCQQGKDAAQPSELIESAGDGPLVVPSLLDLDQPAKATIETHTDVELFYIPRSVALGAGAQLSWLEAGTRRAAGA